A section of the Hevea brasiliensis isolate MT/VB/25A 57/8 chromosome 17, ASM3005281v1, whole genome shotgun sequence genome encodes:
- the LOC110657826 gene encoding uncharacterized protein LOC110657826: MEAGRRPPRKEQSYPRLREKAKGREHAASSFIDQFLGFRFSLLSFVNQNLTFLLVSGLDDLMESKGGKKKISSKSLFYEAPLGYSIEDIRPNGGIKKFRSAAYSNCARKPS, encoded by the exons ATGGAAGCTGGCCGCCGCCCTCCTCGCAAAGAGCAATCGTATCCTCGGTTAAGAGAAAAAGCCAAAGGGCGGGAGCACGCGGCCTCATCATTTATCGATCAATTTCTAGGGTTTCGTTTCTCTCTCTTATCATTCGTTAATCAAAACCTCACATTTCTCTTGGTATCTG GACTGGATGATCTAATGGAGTCAAAAGGTGGGAAGAAGAAGATTAGTAGTAAATCCTTGTTCTACGAAGCTCCCCTTGGTTACAGCATTGAAGACATTCGACCCAACGGAGGCATCAAGAAGTTCAGATCTGCCGCTTACTCCAAC TGCGCTCGCAAACCATCCTGA